From the Senegalimassilia faecalis genome, one window contains:
- a CDS encoding ATP-dependent helicase, producing MPVDITTLNGPQRAAVECTEGPLLVLAGAGSGKTRVLTYRIAHILEDLDVAPWEILAITFTNKAAAEMRERLQGLVGPRSRGMWVSTFHSMCVRMLRADAELLGFSKSFTIYDTDDQKRLYKEIMAELDIDPKRFPVNALMNRISTAKNELKAPGVFAKEANDPVGKVAARVYERLQERLKQANAFDFDDLLLYAYLLLKNHPEVLEAYQLRFRYIMVDEYQDTNHAQYEITRLLAEQHGNIMVVGDDDQSIYSWRGADIRNILDFEKDYPRCTTVKLEQNYRSVGNVLAAANAVIANNQHRKAKKLFTDQEDGEKIHVYMATDERDEGRWIAGEIEKQRQKGLSYNQVAVFYRTNAQSRMLEDMLLRAGVPYRIVGGTRFFERAEIRDVMAYLTLVVNPADDIAAKRVINTPRRGIGKSTIERIEQFAREMGMTFMEGAELAAADPELRASTRRSVGEFVQLVKDAQSYSGDLRKLIEAVIDKSGLIGALQAENTDEARGRIENIQEFLSVVDEFVDTHDEEDADYAAPQHSAVLRTADALDAAASPRTQSAAADEGSGIGETLADSSLPMGGQLADDAPVVVGVTAGGEGVGEEKAAAADEPVRVLRGDSLADFLEWVRLRTDLDTMEDDGQAVTMMTVHASKGLEFDCVFVAGMEETLFPHMNSVGDAAGIEEERRLAYVAITRARKVLYLTCAYTRQIFGQTQSNPVSRFVHEIPSELRQTMGVGSQGFSGTGWEKRGSRKGISGSGVEAGGGRVFGRSSASMPGGRSDRERREARTGRMGSGMGSGRAVSGAYVRPGAEKKAAAKMTFAAGDMVDHKTFGRGKVTKVDGDTLYVRFTKSGQTKKLLKDYAPIVKIN from the coding sequence ATGCCCGTCGACATCACCACGCTCAACGGCCCGCAGCGCGCGGCCGTCGAATGCACCGAAGGCCCGCTGCTTGTGCTTGCAGGCGCCGGATCAGGTAAAACGCGCGTGCTCACGTACCGCATCGCGCACATCCTCGAAGACCTTGACGTGGCGCCGTGGGAAATTTTGGCCATCACGTTCACGAACAAGGCCGCCGCGGAAATGCGCGAACGTCTGCAAGGCCTGGTGGGGCCGCGCAGCCGCGGCATGTGGGTGTCCACGTTCCACAGCATGTGCGTGCGCATGCTGCGCGCCGACGCAGAGCTGCTGGGTTTCTCGAAAAGTTTCACCATCTACGACACCGACGACCAAAAGCGCCTGTACAAGGAAATCATGGCCGAGCTCGACATCGACCCGAAGCGCTTCCCCGTAAACGCGCTCATGAACCGCATTTCCACGGCGAAAAACGAGCTGAAGGCTCCCGGCGTGTTCGCCAAAGAGGCCAACGACCCGGTGGGCAAGGTGGCTGCGCGCGTGTACGAGCGGCTGCAGGAGCGCCTGAAGCAGGCGAACGCTTTCGACTTCGACGATTTGCTGCTGTACGCGTATCTGTTGCTCAAAAACCACCCCGAGGTGCTGGAGGCCTACCAACTGCGCTTCCGCTACATCATGGTGGACGAGTATCAGGACACGAACCACGCGCAGTACGAGATCACGCGCCTTTTGGCCGAGCAGCACGGCAACATCATGGTGGTCGGCGACGACGACCAGTCCATTTACAGCTGGCGCGGCGCTGACATCCGCAACATCCTCGACTTCGAGAAGGACTACCCGCGCTGCACCACCGTGAAGCTGGAGCAGAACTACCGCAGCGTCGGCAACGTGCTGGCCGCGGCGAACGCGGTCATCGCGAACAACCAGCATCGCAAGGCCAAAAAGCTGTTCACCGACCAGGAAGACGGCGAGAAAATCCACGTGTACATGGCCACTGACGAGCGCGACGAGGGCCGCTGGATTGCCGGCGAAATCGAGAAACAGCGCCAGAAGGGCCTCAGTTACAACCAGGTGGCGGTGTTCTACCGCACGAACGCGCAGTCGCGCATGCTTGAAGACATGCTGCTGCGCGCCGGCGTGCCGTACCGCATCGTCGGCGGCACGCGCTTCTTCGAGCGCGCCGAAATCCGCGACGTCATGGCGTACCTCACGCTGGTGGTGAACCCCGCCGACGACATCGCGGCCAAGCGGGTTATCAACACGCCGCGCCGCGGCATCGGCAAGTCCACCATCGAGCGCATCGAGCAGTTCGCGCGCGAAATGGGCATGACGTTTATGGAAGGCGCCGAGCTGGCCGCGGCCGACCCCGAGCTGCGCGCCTCCACGCGTCGCAGCGTGGGCGAGTTCGTGCAACTGGTGAAAGACGCGCAGTCGTATTCGGGCGATTTGCGCAAGCTCATCGAGGCCGTTATCGATAAGTCGGGCCTTATCGGCGCGCTGCAGGCCGAAAACACCGACGAGGCGCGCGGGCGCATCGAGAACATCCAAGAGTTCTTGTCGGTAGTCGACGAGTTCGTGGACACGCACGACGAGGAAGACGCCGACTACGCGGCGCCTCAGCATTCCGCCGTTCTACGAACGGCGGATGCGCTCGACGCTGCGGCTTCCCCTCGCACCCAATCCGCGGCTGCTGACGAAGGCTCGGGCATTGGGGAAACCCTCGCTGACTCTTCGCTGCCTATGGGTGGACAACTTGCGGATGACGCGCCGGTTGTAGTCGGTGTAACCGCTGGTGGGGAAGGTGTTGGTGAAGAGAAGGCGGCTGCTGCCGATGAGCCGGTGCGCGTGCTGCGCGGCGATTCGCTGGCCGACTTTTTGGAGTGGGTGCGCCTGCGTACCGACCTTGACACCATGGAAGACGACGGCCAGGCCGTCACCATGATGACCGTGCACGCCAGCAAGGGCTTGGAGTTCGACTGCGTGTTCGTGGCCGGCATGGAGGAGACGCTGTTCCCACACATGAACAGCGTCGGCGACGCGGCCGGCATCGAGGAGGAGCGCCGCTTGGCCTACGTTGCCATCACGCGCGCCCGCAAGGTGCTGTACCTCACGTGCGCCTACACGCGCCAGATTTTCGGCCAAACACAGTCGAATCCCGTGTCGCGCTTCGTGCACGAAATTCCCTCCGAGCTGCGCCAAACCATGGGCGTGGGCAGCCAGGGCTTCTCGGGCACCGGCTGGGAGAAGCGCGGCAGCCGCAAGGGCATATCCGGCAGCGGTGTGGAGGCCGGCGGCGGGCGCGTGTTCGGCCGATCAAGCGCCAGCATGCCTGGTGGGCGCTCCGACCGCGAGCGCCGCGAGGCGCGCACGGGTCGCATGGGCTCCGGCATGGGCTCGGGCCGCGCGGTTTCGGGAGCGTATGTGCGTCCGGGCGCCGAGAAGAAGGCGGCCGCGAAGATGACGTTTGCCGCCGGCGACATGGTGGACCACAAGACGTTCGGCCGCGGCAAAGTCACGAAAGTCGACGGCGACACCCTCTACGTCCGCTTCACCAAATCCGGCCAAACGAAAAAGCTTCTGAAAGATTACGCCCCCATCGTAAAAATCAACTAA
- a CDS encoding EFR1 family ferrodoxin (N-terminal region resembles flavodoxins. C-terminal ferrodoxin region binds two 4Fe-4S clusters.), with translation MRQTGQKRKAKEANMGAWTKANSTDGLLGHVELDRVLDTQNFAISDACVGCGRCERICPAGAIVMDGKRPTWPDAECLMCLGCVRACPARAISYGARQ, from the coding sequence ATGCGGCAAACCGGGCAAAAGCGCAAGGCGAAGGAGGCGAACATGGGCGCGTGGACGAAAGCGAACAGCACCGACGGGCTGCTGGGCCACGTTGAACTTGACCGCGTGCTCGACACGCAAAACTTCGCCATAAGCGACGCCTGCGTAGGGTGCGGGCGCTGCGAGCGCATCTGCCCCGCCGGCGCCATCGTGATGGACGGCAAGCGCCCCACCTGGCCCGATGCCGAATGTCTTATGTGCTTAGGATGCGTGCGCGCCTGCCCCGCCCGCGCCATCAGCTACGGCGCGCGACAATAA
- a CDS encoding manganese-dependent inorganic pyrophosphatase, which produces MAAPILVFGHKNPDNDAISAAVGYAYLKNELAKRYGVDATYEAVRLGALPPETEWILGERGIETPRLIESVEAGQQVILVDHNEALQSADGLDAAEILEIVDHHRLGGLVTAQPLRFNARPVGSTAAIVAREFEIEGVELPQSIAALLLGAMLTDTVIMKSPTTTDFDRDIIARTAEAVGVDPVEYGMSIFKCRSNPAELPVDKLVNADAKEFELSNGNKVYIGQYETVDLKAVLDREPEIREAIKALVAEKGYQFVLFFATDILAEGSQFICEGDTDFVNRAFNIDVTGKSVWMPGVLSRKKQVAAPILAL; this is translated from the coding sequence ATGGCGGCACCCATTCTGGTGTTCGGTCACAAGAATCCCGACAACGATGCTATCAGCGCGGCTGTTGGCTACGCGTATCTGAAGAACGAGCTGGCGAAGCGCTACGGCGTCGACGCCACGTACGAGGCGGTCCGCCTGGGCGCGCTGCCGCCCGAGACCGAGTGGATCCTCGGCGAGCGCGGCATCGAGACCCCGCGCCTTATCGAGTCCGTGGAAGCCGGCCAGCAGGTCATCCTCGTCGACCACAACGAGGCGCTGCAGTCCGCCGACGGCCTTGACGCCGCCGAAATCCTGGAAATCGTCGACCATCACCGCCTTGGCGGCCTGGTCACGGCCCAGCCGCTGCGCTTCAACGCCCGCCCCGTCGGCTCCACCGCGGCCATCGTCGCGCGCGAGTTCGAGATTGAAGGCGTGGAGCTGCCGCAGTCCATCGCCGCGTTGCTGCTCGGTGCCATGCTCACCGACACCGTTATCATGAAGTCGCCCACCACCACCGACTTCGACCGCGACATCATCGCCCGCACGGCCGAGGCCGTCGGCGTGGACCCGGTGGAGTACGGCATGTCCATCTTCAAGTGCCGTTCCAACCCCGCCGAGCTGCCCGTCGACAAGCTGGTGAACGCCGATGCCAAGGAGTTCGAGCTTTCCAACGGCAACAAGGTCTACATCGGCCAGTACGAAACGGTCGACCTCAAGGCCGTGCTTGACCGCGAGCCTGAAATCCGCGAGGCCATCAAGGCGCTCGTGGCTGAGAAGGGCTACCAGTTCGTGCTGTTCTTCGCTACCGACATCCTGGCCGAAGGCAGCCAGTTCATCTGCGAAGGCGACACCGATTTTGTGAATCGCGCGTTCAACATCGACGTCACGGGCAAGTCCGTCTGGATGCCCGGCGTGCTGTCCCGCAAGAAGCAGGTCGCAGCCCCTATCCTGGCCCTGTAA
- the sdaAA gene encoding L-serine ammonia-lyase, iron-sulfur-dependent, subunit alpha: METLGLTDIIGPVMVGPSSSHTAGALRIAYMARKLAGSLPRRVEFRLLGSFAHTLTGHGTDKALVAGMLGFSPDDLRIRNSFAHAREAGLHFEFTPLPDSDDYEHPNTIDMVIDGADGARMCVRGESVGGGAAVIRKIDGVDVYITGENHSIVVQQIDEPGVLAHIATCLSEHGVNIATARMYREQRGDVAYTVLETDQSISEDAREAIIANPLIRGCRVIPAATVAGEAPAPVDADVQARALEDLRALDFGTGSALLELCRARKASISEVFFRREQAVQESRGFADGTQAYLLRVLRVMKDAAFGPLDEPANSMGGLLGGEAQRMAKLRRHARNVCGEPISSAAAYAMAVLETNASMGRIVAAPTAGSAGVIPGVLLSLQVTKGFTDDELVRALGCAAAVGYLITRNATVAGAEGGCQAEIGSAAAMAAAATVELEGGTPEQCLDAAGNALTNMMGLVCDPVAGLVEVPCQKRNASGAATALVSAQISLANVGNLVGFDQTVEAMYKVGRSLPFELRESALGGLAATPDACTWCESHMCGK; encoded by the coding sequence ATGGAAACGCTGGGGTTGACCGACATCATCGGGCCGGTAATGGTGGGGCCGTCGAGCAGCCACACCGCTGGTGCGCTGCGCATCGCGTACATGGCGCGCAAACTGGCCGGTAGCCTGCCGCGGCGCGTGGAGTTTCGCCTGCTTGGCAGCTTCGCGCACACGCTGACCGGGCACGGCACCGACAAGGCGCTTGTGGCCGGCATGCTGGGCTTTTCGCCCGATGACCTGCGCATTCGCAATTCATTTGCCCACGCGCGCGAAGCGGGGCTTCATTTTGAGTTCACTCCCCTGCCCGACTCGGACGACTACGAGCACCCCAACACCATCGACATGGTCATCGACGGCGCCGACGGCGCGCGCATGTGCGTGCGCGGCGAAAGCGTGGGCGGCGGCGCGGCGGTTATCCGCAAGATCGACGGCGTGGACGTGTACATCACCGGCGAGAACCACTCCATCGTGGTGCAGCAGATCGACGAGCCCGGCGTGCTTGCGCACATTGCCACGTGCTTGAGCGAGCACGGCGTGAACATCGCTACCGCGCGCATGTACCGCGAGCAGCGCGGCGACGTGGCCTACACCGTGCTTGAAACCGACCAGAGCATCAGCGAAGACGCGCGCGAGGCCATCATAGCTAACCCGCTTATCCGCGGCTGCCGCGTCATCCCCGCCGCCACCGTGGCCGGCGAGGCGCCGGCGCCGGTTGATGCCGACGTGCAGGCGCGGGCGCTCGAGGATTTGCGGGCGCTGGATTTCGGCACGGGAAGCGCGCTTTTGGAGCTGTGCCGGGCACGCAAAGCTTCCATTTCCGAGGTGTTCTTCCGCCGCGAGCAGGCCGTTCAGGAAAGCCGTGGGTTCGCCGACGGCACGCAGGCGTACCTTTTGCGCGTGCTGCGCGTCATGAAGGACGCTGCGTTCGGGCCGCTTGACGAGCCGGCGAATTCCATGGGCGGGCTTTTGGGCGGCGAGGCGCAGCGCATGGCGAAGCTGCGCCGGCATGCGCGCAACGTGTGCGGCGAGCCCATATCGTCGGCGGCGGCGTACGCCATGGCCGTGCTGGAAACGAACGCGTCCATGGGCCGCATCGTGGCGGCGCCGACGGCGGGTTCGGCCGGCGTTATCCCCGGCGTGCTGCTGTCGCTGCAAGTCACGAAGGGGTTCACGGACGACGAGCTGGTGCGTGCGCTGGGATGCGCGGCGGCCGTGGGGTACCTGATCACGCGCAACGCCACCGTGGCCGGCGCCGAGGGCGGCTGCCAGGCCGAGATCGGCAGCGCCGCGGCCATGGCGGCGGCGGCGACCGTGGAGCTTGAAGGTGGCACACCCGAGCAGTGCCTGGACGCGGCAGGCAACGCGCTGACGAACATGATGGGGCTGGTGTGCGATCCCGTGGCGGGCCTCGTTGAGGTGCCGTGCCAGAAGCGCAACGCATCAGGTGCGGCAACAGCACTGGTCAGCGCACAGATTTCGCTGGCGAACGTCGGCAACCTGGTTGGGTTCGACCAAACGGTGGAGGCCATGTACAAGGTTGGCCGCAGCCTGCCGTTCGAGTTACGCGAAAGCGCCCTGGGCGGCCTGGCAGCCACGCCCGACGCCTGCACCTGGTGCGAATCCCACATGTGCGGAAAGTAG
- a CDS encoding LysR family transcriptional regulator, whose translation MELLQLRYFHEVAQTQHMTNSAKRLGVAQPALTQAIRRLEGELDAKLFERQGRNIRLTPCGQALEDHIAPLLSGLEQVPDVIAQAKGAERNTVRVDVEAATLMTVDAIAAFRAACPQTAFVINQANAAARWDVRVKTVLAGAAVGAKGAHAFRERICLAVPREHVSESGSVALADFAGAPFVALAGTRAFRAVCDELCRQAGFAPNVVFESDSPDVVRKFIALGLGVGFWPEHSWGALESADVALAPIADERFARDIVVEAAARPLGQKAAEFHAFLLDFVGRRMNGEGE comes from the coding sequence ATGGAGCTTTTGCAGCTGCGATATTTTCACGAGGTGGCGCAAACGCAGCATATGACGAATTCGGCGAAGCGGCTGGGCGTGGCGCAGCCGGCGCTGACGCAGGCCATCCGGCGGCTGGAGGGCGAGCTTGACGCGAAGCTGTTCGAGCGGCAAGGACGCAACATCCGCTTGACGCCGTGCGGGCAGGCGCTTGAGGATCATATCGCGCCGCTGTTGTCTGGGCTCGAGCAGGTGCCCGACGTGATTGCGCAGGCCAAAGGTGCCGAACGCAACACGGTGCGCGTGGACGTGGAAGCCGCCACGCTTATGACGGTCGACGCCATCGCGGCGTTTCGGGCGGCGTGCCCGCAGACGGCGTTCGTCATCAACCAGGCGAATGCGGCGGCGCGCTGGGACGTGCGCGTAAAGACTGTGCTGGCGGGTGCCGCCGTTGGCGCGAAGGGTGCGCACGCGTTTCGGGAGCGCATCTGCTTGGCGGTGCCGCGCGAGCATGTGAGCGAAAGCGGCAGCGTGGCGCTGGCGGATTTCGCGGGGGCGCCGTTCGTGGCGCTGGCGGGGACGCGCGCGTTTCGCGCCGTGTGCGACGAGCTGTGCAGGCAGGCGGGGTTCGCGCCGAACGTGGTGTTCGAGTCCGACAGCCCCGATGTGGTGCGCAAGTTCATAGCGCTGGGGCTTGGCGTGGGGTTTTGGCCCGAGCACAGCTGGGGCGCGCTTGAGAGCGCGGACGTGGCGCTGGCGCCGATTGCCGACGAGCGCTTCGCACGCGATATCGTGGTGGAGGCGGCGGCGCGCCCGCTGGGGCAAAAGGCCGCCGAGTTCCACGCGTTTCTGCTGGATTTCGTAGGCAGGCGCATGAACGGCGAAGGCGAATAA